The Actinomycetota bacterium genome contains the following window.
GGCGAGAGCTACGTGGCATCCTCGCTTTCATGGACCAAAGGCCAGCATCAGGTCTCCAGTTCCTTCTCGTCGAGCGTGACGGCAGGCGGAACCAAGTCCCACACCTTCGCCCCCGACGCCTCCGGAACGGTATCCGCAAGCGTGGATTGGTCCGGCTCGTCGACCTCGGGAACGTGGCCGGGAACTGTCGCCGCCTTGGGCGTATCCGAACGTACGATTACCGCAAGTGCGTCGGGAAACCTGACGGCGAGTCTGTCGTGGCCTTCGGCGATCCCGAACCCGGATCTTGACCTGTATCTTCTTGATGCCTCGACGCGCGCGGTGCTCGCGAGTTCCCTGGCCCTGACCGGTAACTCCGAATCCCTTTCCTACACCGTCCCGGGATCCGTCGGCTACTCCGCGCCCAAGGACTACATCTTGCAGGTCAAGGCCAAGACGACGGGATCTACGTTCACCCTGTCCAGCACCTGGCCGGTGACCGCCGACGTGGACCTTGAGATCTGGCGCGGCACGACGCTTGTGGCCTCCAGCTACTCCACGACCGCCAAGCCCGAGTCCGTCTCGGCCACGGGTCAGCCTGCGGGCACCTACACCCTCAAGATCCTCAGCAAGGACTTCTACGCCGGCTACAACGCCACGGCGAACTACCAGCAGCTCACCTACGCTGATCTCAGCTTCGCGCTCAAGGACCCCGGCGGCACCGCCGTGCGCTCGGTGCGAGGCTCTGCCGGATCGCTCTCGTTCACCTACCTCGCCGCCTCCGGCGGCGCCTACACCCTGGCGATCACCAACAACTCCTCAGACATCGCCGTTCCGACCTACTCGATGCCCTGGTCGACCACGACCCTGACCGACGACTCCGCGACGGGCTCCATCGCCGCCTCGGGGACGGCGACCAAACCCTTCACCGCCGATGGCTCCGGATACTCCTCGGCATCTCTCACCTGGACCAAGGGCCAGCACCAAGTCTCAAGTTCGTTCCCCTCCAGCGTGGGGGCCGGGGGGACCAACACCCACACGGTTTCTCCAGATGCCTCCGGGACCGTTTCGGCCACCCTGGATTGGAACGCCTCCACAACCTCGGGAAGCTGGGCAAGCAGCGTCGGGACCCTTGGGGTCTACGAGCGCACCATCACCGCAAGTGGCGCAGGGAACCTGCACGCCGGCGTCACTTGGCCCTCGGCCATCCCGAACCCGGACCTTGACCTTTATCTCCTGGACGCCTCAACGCGCGCGGTGCTGCGAAGCTCCGAGGCCCTGACCGGAAACTCCGAGTCCTTTGACTACACCGTTCCCTCGATCACCTACCCCGCAACCCGCGACTACATCCTTCAGGTCAAGGCCAAAGCCACCGGATCCACCTTCACGCTATCCTCCACCTGGCCGGTGACCGCAAACCTTGATCTTGAACTGTGGCGAGGCTCGACCCTTGTTGCCTCGAGCTATTCCACTACGGCCAAACCTGAAGCTGTCTCGGCCGCCTCGGAGCCCGCGGGCACCTACACCGTCAAGGTGATCTCCACCAACTACTCCGCGAGCTATACGGCCGCCGCGAGCTATCAGCAGCAGGCGTATGCGAACCTGACGCTTCGCCTGAAGGACCCCGGCGGCTCCACGATCACCTCCACGTCGGGCTCGGCGGGATCACTTGCTCTGACCACAACGCTTGCCGCCCAAGGCAACTACACCGCCGAGATCCAAAACGGCTCCGCCGATCTCGCCGTCCCGACCTACAACCTCGCCCTCACCTACCCGAAGTCCCACGCCGCCACGGCCAAGCTGGAGCTGAAGAACCCCTCGGGCGGCGTGGTCGCAACCGACCAAGGCACAAGCGCCCTCGCGTTCTCGCCCTCGGTCTCATCCGCCGGCACCTACACCTTGGTCGTCACCCCGCTCACCGGCGTGGGATCGGGAACGCTCACCGCGGGATACCCCGGACGCCCGGCCAAAGAAGTGATCACCTACGACGGCAACGATCACGCGACCTCGATCGACGACGGAACCAACACCACAACCGAAGTGCTGTCGCCCTCGGGCCGAGTGCTTCGGCGCACCGTCACCGACGACGCGACCGGCCAAGTCTCCGAAGACGTGATCTTTGGCTACGACTCGGGCTCGGATTCCCCGGCGTACTCGCGCCCCGTCGCAGGTGGCGCAACCACCACCTACATCACCGGCCCCGACGGATTGCTCGTGATCGACACCGCGGGCACAGCGACCTACCCGATCCAAAACGGCCACGGGGACGTCGTCGGCACCACGGATTCGGCCGGAGCCTTCACCGCGAACCCTGAAGCAGACGAGTTCGGGGTGGGAGCGCCACCGACGAATCGCCTCGGCTGGCTTGGGGGCAAGCAGAGGTTCTCAACCGGAGGCAACCTGGCGCTTGTGCGCATGGGCGTGAGGCTCTACGACCCCGCGCTCGGGAGATTCCTGGAGGTTGACTCGGTCGAAGGGGGCAGCGCCAACGACTACGACTATGTCGATCAGGATCCGGTCAACGACTTCGACCTCGCCGGCACTTTCGGCTGGAAGAAGATGTTCCGGAGGATCGGCCGTGGGGTCTCGGCGGTCGGCGGGGCGGCATGGCGTAATCGGAACACGATTCTGGGTGTTGCTGCACTTGTGGCCTATGCGTCTTGTCCGTTCACGGCGGGCGCTGGATGCGCCGTGGGTCAAGGCCTCAGCATCGCAGCGGCTGCCGACTCTGGAGTCTCGATGTTCGCAAACTGCACAACGCGTGGTGGACGCAGTCGATCGTGTAGGGATTCGGCGGTGTCGACAATGCTGAACTTCGCGGCGGTAGCCGGCCCCGCGACTCGATCGTCCCGGGTCCTCCGCGCGAAACATCTCTTGGCGATGACTCGCTGGATGCGCGTGGCTGGTACCAACATCCGCTGGGGCGGCTTGATGCTCGGGATGAGGTGGGCCGCCTGACCGCATTGGAGCAGTGGCTCGTGGGCATCCTGCTCTACATGGGTTTGATGCTGGCGCTGGCGCTGTGGTTGATCTTGTTTGGGGAAGGCAAGTCTGGTCTACGTCGGCTGTTTTCCGTAGAGATGACTGACCATCCCGAGTGGGTCAAGCTGTTGTTCGCTCATGTAACTTTCGCGGTTGCTCGCATCGTGGTTCCAGTCGCGTTATTGGGACTTGCGATCATCAGAGTTGCTCGATGGGTCGCGGGATGATGTCTGGAAGAAACCTGTGCCAGAATGCTGCGGAAGTCGTGTCCCTCTGTTACCAGTGGGCGAGATCCGGCGTGCTACAGACCTCCCTGTAGTTCGGATAGGAGAACGATGCACCTCACGCGACGTAGGGCACGGCTTCTTGCGGCTGCGGTGTTTGGCGAGGCTGTCGCTCTGGGGGGCGAAACGCTCCTCTTGGCACAATGGAGTGCGGTCTCTCTGCGGTTTGATTCCGGCGACCCCACCGCACCGTCTGGGGTGCCGATGTGGTGGTTGCTTTGGCGGGGCGGCGCGGTTGCGGCGTTTGCCATTGGGGCACTCGCCTTCTGGCTCCTCCCTTCGCGCCGATCACGGCCGCGTCTCGCGGCATGTCGGCTGGCAGTCGCCCTGAACATCGTGTTCTTCCTCCTCGTCGTAGGGAGTGCCTTGTTGGGGACGTTGGGTTTCTTTGGGCAACTGCCCTTGTTGGTAGCCTTGGGGCTCATCACGACCTTCGGCGTGCGGGTGATTCGGGCACGATGATGTGCGCGGTTCGCGGTTGAGCGGGCGTCTCGTGATGAAGCACATCTCCGAGTGCACACCTCGGGGTCTCGATCGGCTCCTGCGCCCTCACAGACTCTCATGCGTCATGGACCACCAGATGGGGGCCCTGCCAACGTATTGACAGCGCTCACGTAAATCTCCCCCTTCTGCTCACTGAAACTCCCCACCCCCGGACTCCCGGTGCGACCTGGTTCCACCACGAAGAGTGGGGCTGCCCCAAGGCTGTTGGTGACTACGCCACCAGTCGAGAGGAGCCCCGCCACATGTTCACTCAGGAGGAGTCCGTGGAGGAACATGCCCTGGCGGCGCGCGGGTGGTCGATCACCTTGATCGCCCGCCACCCGGCCGCGACCGCAAGACGATCAGATCCCCATCCAATAGCAGCGAGAGGCCGGAACCCGCGTTCGCATCGACGATCCCTCGCCGCATTCGAGCCGTATCTTGCTCAGCGCTTCGCCGGTGATCCGCCCGTTCGCGCCCAGGCGTTCATGCGCGAGCGGGTGCCGCTGGGGTTCACCGCGAGCTATCAGACCCTGACACGCGAGATCCGCGCACGAGGGCTGCGTCCACGCTGCGAGGCCTGCGCCGGCGGAACGTTTTCTCCGCGCCGCTAGGGCTTTACCTTATGTCCGTTTTGTAACTACACTGGACGGCGCGCGCCTTTGGAGCCCATTTCGCACAACAAGCGCGCAGGGAGACCACCGATGAAAACACGTTTGATTGCCGTCCTCAGCGCCCTTGTCGTGGTCCTGATCGGCCCCGGATCCGGCGCCGTCCCTCAGTCGTCGGACGCGGTGCGTGAAGTTCCGGTTCAAGCGGGCTCACCTTGGCCGTCTATGCGGCACGACCGCCGGAACACCGGGCGCAGTTCCATTCGCGCGCGCTATGAAGACGGCGACGCGCCGTGGGCGTTTCAGACCGGCAAAGGCATCTTCAGCGTTCCCGTGATCGACGCGGACGGGACCGCTTACTTTGGCTCGGCCGACCGCAACTTCTACGCCGTGGATTCCCAGGGACACGAAGCGTGGAGGTTCCAGACCGGAGAGGTCATCGATTCCGCCGCCGTGCTCGGCGCGTACGACGAGGAGCTCGGCACCAGTCCGGTCACGTTCGGGTCGGGCGATTCACACGTGTACCACCTTCGCACCGGGGAGGTCACCGGCGACCGCGAAGTCTGGAAGTTCAAGGCGACCGCCCCACCGGGGGCCGGCCAGCAGGTGACGTGGTGGGAAGGCAACGTCGTCATGGGCTTCGACGGCGAGTTCTACGCGGGCAACACCGGCGGGTCGATGTACGCGCTCAACCCCGACGGCACGCTCCGCTGGTCCTACCCCACCGACAACGCGATCTGGACCGCAGCGGCGATCGGCAACGACGGGACCACCTATTGGGGTTCGCTGGACATGTCGGTGTACGCGCTGGACAAGGACGGCAAGTTGGTTTGGCGCTTACCGACGCTCGGTTTCGTCGCGTCGTCGATCGTTCTTGGCAACGACGGAACCGCATACGTGGGTTCCTTCGACAGCAAGTTCTACGCGCTGGATGCCGCGACGGGCGTTCCGAAGTGGACGTTCCAAACCAGCGACCACATCTACAGTTCGGCCGCGCTGCTCGAGGACGACGCCGGCAACACGACGGCGATCTACATCGCCTCTGCCGACGGTTCGGTGTACGCGCTGAGCCCGTCGGGCGCGTTGCTGTGGCGGTACGACACCGGGGACGTCGTTCGCTCTTCGCCGTCCATCGGGCGCGCGCCCGATGGCGACGGGAACATCGTCTACATCGGCTCGTCCAACGGCAAGCTCTACGCACTCGACGCGCAGACCGGACGCCGTCGTTGGTCCTACGACGCGACGCCGGACGACCCGATCTTGCGCGACCGTAACGACATGAACGGAGCGCCGGCCCTCGGCGCGACCGGCATCTACGCCACCGGCGAGCACGGGTACTTGGTCTACGTTCCCTACGACTACTGCTTGCACGCGACCGACGCGCGCTGCTCGACCGACCCTGGGGACGAGTTCGGCAACGATGTGGTTCGCACGTACTTCGTGACTCCGGGTGGGAGCACCCTGCCCGGGGATCCGACGGACTCACCGGCCCCCGCAACGGTGATCAACGCCCGCCTCGTGGTACGCGAGGGCGGCGAGACCGTGGACGCGTCGATGCTTGCCGCTCCGCCGGCTCTTTCGGGCGAGAGTTTGGTTTCCACGTTCCCGGCATTCGACTTCACTGCGCAGATCTCGGGTGACGGCCACTTCGTTCACATCGCGCCGAATGGGTTTCTTGCGCCCGACACCGAGTACTCGGTGCGGATCGGTGGGAACTACACGACCGGTGGCCTTCCGGTCGGCAACTACGTCGTGGGCGGCACTACGGTGTCGCCGTTCAACGATGTGATCCGTTTCCGGACCGCGGCGTCCGCCGGCTCGCTGCCCCTGTCGGTCGGCACCAATTCGGTGAGCGCCTTCGACATCCGGCGTCTTGCAGTTCCGATGCCGCCGCTGATCCCGAGCGTCAACCAGATCGGCTTCGACAGCTACGACTGGATCGCAGGTGTACTCGACATCGGCCCTCCCAACGCTGCCGGTGAGGGGAACTTGCTGATGTGGGTTGTCGGTACGAAGCACGTGGGCGGCCAGGCCGTGGTGGATCCGAACGCGTACTTCTCGTTCCCGTTGGCGGGGCGCTACAAGGACGACTTCGTAATCCTGAACCAGCGAAACCTGACCCTGCCGTTCAGTTTCGGCGACGTCCCCATGCGACGCTTCGAGTTGCGCGGTCAGTTGGGTCAAGACCTTCGCGTCCGGTCCGGTGCGTCGCTGTATGCGGAAGTTACGTGCGCGGACGTTCCTTTCTACGGTCCGCTGTTGTACGTCACCGGTCTGTGCAACACCGAGGGCACACTGCCGGCGAGCGGCACGTTCATCACCGACGCGTACAACCCCAACGGGGCGGCAAACAAGCGACCTGAGGGACTCAGCGTTTCGCGCATGACCATCCAGCGTCCGACCCTCGTCCAGGAGGGCGTGGTCTCGGCGAAGTTGGTGCTCGCTCCCGGAGCGTCTTACCCGGCGAACTCGCATGTGGTGTCGGTGGTGTTGGCCGACGCGGCGACCGGTGAGATGGTGAGCATGGCCTACAAGGAGAACCTGCGCGTGATCGCGGGTGACGACGGCAATGTTTCGGAGGTCCGTCTCACGCTCCCTGCGGGGACGACGCTTCCATCTTGGGTGAAGGCGTACGTCGTTACCGACGTCTTCCCTTTGTACTCGCGTCTTCTGTAGCGCGCGCCTGTTTTCGGCGCGCGTGCGCTAGGGTCGCCCCACAAGGGAGGCCTCGACGTGACTACGCAGAAGAAGATCGTGTACTGCTCCGGACCGCTGTTCAGTCCCGAGGAGATCGGCGGCATGACGGCGATCGCTGAAGCGCTCGAGGCTGCCGGGTACGAGACGTTCTTGCCGCACCGCGACGGCATTGAGGCGTACGTGATGCGCTTCGCCTCCTCGGCGCTCGGTTCGCGACTGGTGCCGACCCGCCCGCTCGTCGATCGGGCGATCTTCGCCTTGGATGTGTTCCAGATTGCGGAGCGCGCCGACTGCCTGGTGTTCAACGTCAACGGACGCGTCCCCGACGAAGGCGGTGTCGCCGAGACTGCGATCGCGTATGCAATCGGTACTCCGGTCGTGCTCTACAAGAACGATGCGCGCGCGCCCTTTGGGGGCGGGGATAACGCGATGCTGCTCGGCCTCACTTCCGAGCGCGTGGTTGCGAAGGTTCCCGCGATCCCGGGTGCGGTCGAGCGCGCCGTTCGCGATGCGGCACGCCGTCCGTCCGCATGGTCGCCCGGGCTCACATCGACGGTCGCGCTCGGGCGCAAGATCTGGAGCGTTCTCGAACCCGCAAACCGTCGCCGCGGACACAAGGAACCGTCCGACGTGGTAGCGCGCATCGTCGAGATTTGCGCGGCCGAAGTCTGAGCGGCGCTGCGTTCTAGGGTTCGGCAGTGGGTTCGACCGGCGCATGCACGTTGGCGTGTGTGCGCAGCGGGATCTCCTTCAGCAATAAAGCCGGGATAAGTGCGGCGGCGACGATCGGAAGCGCCACCATGAATACCGAGTGCAGTGACGCGGCCAACGCTCCGCGCAGCGCTTCGGCGGCTTGTGGAGATAGGTCGACGGTTCTTGCCGACTTAAGCAATCCGCGCACGTCCATCACGCGGCCGGCGGGGCCAAGGCGCGTCGTGATTTCGGAAACGAGTCGCTGGTTCAGTACGGTCCCGAGAACCGCGACGCCGAACGTCGCGCCGATCGAGCGAAAGAACTGTGTTGTCGCAGTCGCGATTCCCAGGTCGGCCCGATCGACTGCGTTTTGGACGGCGAGCACGTAGGTCTGGAACATCAGCCCGATGCCCACACCGACAACGACCATGTTGCGAGTCGCGACGGCATTTGTTGTAGCGATGTCCATCCGGGTGAGCAGCCAGAACCCGACGAAGGTCACGGCGGATCCAAGGATGGGGAAGACCTTGTAGCGGCCGGTGCGCGATACCATCTGGCCGGTGGCCACGCTGGAGACGACCATTCCAAGCATCAGCGGGATGAGTACCACTCCGGAGTTGGTCGCCGACGAGCCGATGACGCGCTGGACGAACACGACCACATAGATGGTCACGCCGAACATCCCGGCCCCCACGAGCAGCGACGCTGCGCTTCCGGCGACGACGATGGAGTTGCGGAAGAGGCGGAGCGGCAAGATCGGTTCGCTCGCTCGCAGCTCGATGGCGATGAACACCCCGGCCAGCGCGATGCCAAGGGCGGCTGCAACTCGGATCTGCGGTGATCCCCACGGGTACGTGGATCCGCCCCAGACGGCGACGAGCAACAGCGACGTTACCGCCGCCGCCAGCACGCCGGCTCCCGCGTAGTCGATCTTGTGTTCGCGGCGGTGGAATGGAAGGTGCATCGAGGTTGTGACGACCGCGAGCGCGATGGCTCCGATCGGCAGGTTGACGTAGAAGATCCACCGCCACGACGCGTGATCGGTCAACGCGCCGCCGGCGAGCGGTCCGATCACCGACGCGGCGGCGAACAGCGCGCCGGTGTAGCCCTGGTACCGGCCGCGCTCGCGCGGAGAGAACAAGTCGCCGATCGTCGCTTGCGCCAGCGCGAAGATCCCGCCGGCGCCGAGACCCTGTATCGCGCGAAACGCGATGAGCTGGGTCATGCTTTGCGAGAAGCCCGACAGCGCCGATCCGGTCAGGAAGACGCTGATCGCGATGATGAAGAACCGACGGCGTCCGTAGAGATCCGACAGTTTTCCGTACAGCGGAACGGTCACGGTCGAAGCGAGCAGGTATGCCGTCACCACCCACGACAGGTGATCGAAGCCGTGTAAGTCCTCGACGATTCTAGGTAGAGCGGTCGCCACGATTGTCTGGTCGAGCGCGGCCAGGAGCATGCCGGCCATCACTCCGACGAAGGTGAGCATGACTTGCCGTCGGGTCATCGTCATCGAACGTCCTCCGTTGTCCCGGCGGGACGCTCGTCCGCGCTCAACGATTCTGTGACGCGTGTGAAGAGCCGGACGAATTGCCGGCTCTCGTTTGAGGAGAGGCCGGCGAGCATTTGTCGCAGCAGTTCGCGTCGTCCTGCACGCAGCCGCTTGGCGGTCGCGCGCCCGTCCAGGGTCAAGGCAACTACGACCGCGCGCCGGTCTTCAGACGACGGCGCGCGCGCAACGAGTCCCTCGGCTTCCAGGCGGTCCACGAGCCGGGTTGTGGTGCTCTCGGCCAGTCCAAGCCGTCCCGCGAGATCGCACACCCGGCAGTCCTCGGCGACGAGTATGTGCAGAGCTTGCAGTTGTGCGTGCGAGAGTTCCGCGGCGATGTCCAGCCGTGATGCGCCGTAGGCACGACGCTCGCGCATGAACCGCGCCAGGTCGCTCCAGCAAGCTTCCATCTGGGCTACCAGGGGTTCCAACTTCGTGTCGTTCGGCATGATGCTTGCAAGATACAACAACTGCATCATGCAGGTATCGTCGGCCCGACGTGCGCGAAGGGCCTCGAACAGGTGAAACTCTCGGCCTGCACGAAGACATCCGAGCGAGGGGACATCATGGCGATTTGGCCGAGCGAAGAGTGGATGCAGGAATACAAGGACGCGATCAACGCTTCCCCCGAGTACCGGGATGCGGCCCCCGACTGGGAAGGCGCGATTGCCTACGTGTTCGACCCCGAGCCCGACAAGGGCCTGCTGGAAGAAGTTTGCGGTTACTTCGACCTTTGGCACGGCGAGTGCCGGGACGCGCGTCAGGTTCCCGTCGATCAGGCCGCCGACGCTAAGTTCGTGATCCGTGCGCCTTACTCGGTGTGGAAGAAGGTCATGAAGAAGGAGATCGACCCGATGAAGGCGGTCATGCAGGGTCGCCTCCGCCTGAAGGGCGACATGGCGCTCGCGATGCGCTACGTGCGCGCGACGCAGGTCCTCAACGACATCGCCTCTGAAGTGCCGACCGAGTTCCTCGATGAACTCCCCGACGACAAGATCCTCGAACTCGCCGCTCAGGGACAGCCGGTGGGTGTGCCGACCAACCGCGGATAAGAGTTACTTCACCTGCAGGGCGAGAAAGTTCTCCAAACCCATCTGCTCGATCTGATCGGTTTGGGCTTCGAGGTCGTCGAGGTGGCGCTCTTCATCGTGCAGGATCTGGGCGAGCAGGTCCTCTGTTCCGCGGTCCTTTTCGGCGCGCGCCAGTTCGATCAGCTCGTTGTAGAGCTTGCGCGCGGCGACTTCGTCGGCGAGGTCGATGGCGATCTGCGCTTTAACGTCGCGACCGATCTTGATTGGTGCGGGCTTCTCCACCGACGGAGCCCCATCCAGGAAGATGACGCGTTCGATCAGCATCTCCGCGTGGCGCATCTCGTCGTGCGCGCGCGCCTCGGTCGTCGTGTGGAGCAACGCGTATCCCCAGTTCGACGCCATCTCGGCATGCACCGTGTAGCGGCCGATTGCCGCAAGTTCCTCGGCCAGTGCCCGGTTCAGCCCCGCGATTAGCTTCTTGCTCGCCTTCACGGCCCGTCCTCCCCTCGCGTGCGTTTCCGACCCATGCTAGTCGAGTCGGCAGATGCCAAAGAGGGAAACGTTCGGGGGGCCTAACTATAGAAGTTAGGCAATCCGTATCATGCAGGTCCGGCGCCGGATGCCCGACCATTGGGAATATGCCGAAGAAGCGCGCGCCGGCGCGGGGGGCTGCTCCCGGATCGGCGGATTCAACACCAAGCGAAGAGATGTACCTGAAGGCCTTGGAGCATTTGGAGCGCCAGGGGAAAGCTTCGGTTGCCACGGTTTCGCGTGAGTTGGGGGTATCCGCAGCCTCGACCAGCGAGATGCTGCGGCGGCTCGCCGCGCGCGGGTGGGTGACCGTCGGGAAGTCTGGTGCCGGCCTCACGCCGGTCGGTCGCCGCCTTGCGCTTCGCACGGTTCGCCGCCATCGTCTCGTCGAGCGCCTGTTCACCGACGTTTTGAAGGTGCCGTGGGATGGGGTCCACGAGCCGGCGTGCGTGCTGGAGCACGCGTTGTCGGACTTGGTCACCGACCAGATCGACGAGGTGCTCGGGCATCCGGAAACTTGCCCTCACGGGCATCCGATTCCCGCGCGCGACGGAACGCTGCGCGATGAGTCCGGTGTCGGGCTCGACTCGCTCTCCCCCGGGGCGCGTGCGCGCATCTTGAGCATTTCGCGGGAAGACCCCGACCTGCTCGTCTACCTTGGCTCGCTGGGGCTGCTGCCGGGTACCGAAGTTCGTATCGAGACTGCCGCACCCTTCGGCGGCCCGCTGTTGGTTCGCGTCGGCCGCGCGCGTTACGCGCTTGGGCGCGAGGTTGCCGGCGTGATCACCGTCGAACCGCACACCGACGGAGCGCTGAAGTGAGTTCGTGTCATGACGGGACCGGCCGCGCGCAATCGGCCGGGTGCCACGGAACCGAACGCCGCCGCCGGTGGCCGTTTTCGCACCGGCACGCGGTAACGCCCCCGCCGGGCGGTGAACTCGTCGTGGCGCTCGCAGGCAATCCAAACGTTGGGAAATCGACGCTCTTCAACGCCGTGACGGGTGGGTCTGTGGAGACCGCGAACTTCCCCGGAACGACGATCACCGTCGCAGCCTCTGTCGTCACCGTCGGAGATACGCGCGTTCGTGTTGTAGACCTGCCCGGCACCTATGCGATCGGCGGATCGACGTTGTCGGACCAAGCGCTCGGTCGGCGCGCGCTGCAGGAATCCGAGCCCGACGTCGTCGTCGTAATTGCGGACGCTTCGAACCTCGCGCGGAACTTGTACCTGGTGCTGCAAATCCTGGACCTCGAGTTGCCGACGATCGTTGCGCTCAACCTCATGGACGAGGCTGCCAAAGTGGGACTGATGACCGACGTTGCGCGTTTGCAGCGTGCGTTGCGGGTTCCGGTCATTCCCACGATCGCCTCGCGCAAGGTCGGGATTCCCAGCCTGATCGAGACTGTGCTGACGCAGCGCAGTTCTGCGCGCCCTCCGAAGTACGGGCGCGCGCTGGAGACCGCCGTTGCCGAAGTCGCCGCCGCGCTGCCCGAGGGTGCGACCCGTGCGGACTCACTGATGTTGCTGGAGGGCGACGCGGAAGCGGCGCAGCGGTTCCCGGAAGCTGCCGAAGTCGCCCGGCGCAGGGTGGCAACG
Protein-coding sequences here:
- the bfr gene encoding bacterioferritin, whose translation is MKASKKLIAGLNRALAEELAAIGRYTVHAEMASNWGYALLHTTTEARAHDEMRHAEMLIERVIFLDGAPSVEKPAPIKIGRDVKAQIAIDLADEVAARKLYNELIELARAEKDRGTEDLLAQILHDEERHLDDLEAQTDQIEQMGLENFLALQVK
- a CDS encoding MDR family MFS transporter, translating into MTMTRRQVMLTFVGVMAGMLLAALDQTIVATALPRIVEDLHGFDHLSWVVTAYLLASTVTVPLYGKLSDLYGRRRFFIIAISVFLTGSALSGFSQSMTQLIAFRAIQGLGAGGIFALAQATIGDLFSPRERGRYQGYTGALFAAASVIGPLAGGALTDHASWRWIFYVNLPIGAIALAVVTTSMHLPFHRREHKIDYAGAGVLAAAVTSLLLVAVWGGSTYPWGSPQIRVAAALGIALAGVFIAIELRASEPILPLRLFRNSIVVAGSAASLLVGAGMFGVTIYVVVFVQRVIGSSATNSGVVLIPLMLGMVVSSVATGQMVSRTGRYKVFPILGSAVTFVGFWLLTRMDIATTNAVATRNMVVVGVGIGLMFQTYVLAVQNAVDRADLGIATATTQFFRSIGATFGVAVLGTVLNQRLVSEITTRLGPAGRVMDVRGLLKSARTVDLSPQAAEALRGALAASLHSVFMVALPIVAAALIPALLLKEIPLRTHANVHAPVEPTAEP
- a CDS encoding nucleoside 2-deoxyribosyltransferase, encoding MTTQKKIVYCSGPLFSPEEIGGMTAIAEALEAAGYETFLPHRDGIEAYVMRFASSALGSRLVPTRPLVDRAIFALDVFQIAERADCLVFNVNGRVPDEGGVAETAIAYAIGTPVVLYKNDARAPFGGGDNAMLLGLTSERVVAKVPAIPGAVERAVRDAARRPSAWSPGLTSTVALGRKIWSVLEPANRRRGHKEPSDVVARIVEICAAEV
- a CDS encoding PQQ-binding-like beta-propeller repeat protein; protein product: MKTRLIAVLSALVVVLIGPGSGAVPQSSDAVREVPVQAGSPWPSMRHDRRNTGRSSIRARYEDGDAPWAFQTGKGIFSVPVIDADGTAYFGSADRNFYAVDSQGHEAWRFQTGEVIDSAAVLGAYDEELGTSPVTFGSGDSHVYHLRTGEVTGDREVWKFKATAPPGAGQQVTWWEGNVVMGFDGEFYAGNTGGSMYALNPDGTLRWSYPTDNAIWTAAAIGNDGTTYWGSLDMSVYALDKDGKLVWRLPTLGFVASSIVLGNDGTAYVGSFDSKFYALDAATGVPKWTFQTSDHIYSSAALLEDDAGNTTAIYIASADGSVYALSPSGALLWRYDTGDVVRSSPSIGRAPDGDGNIVYIGSSNGKLYALDAQTGRRRWSYDATPDDPILRDRNDMNGAPALGATGIYATGEHGYLVYVPYDYCLHATDARCSTDPGDEFGNDVVRTYFVTPGGSTLPGDPTDSPAPATVINARLVVREGGETVDASMLAAPPALSGESLVSTFPAFDFTAQISGDGHFVHIAPNGFLAPDTEYSVRIGGNYTTGGLPVGNYVVGGTTVSPFNDVIRFRTAASAGSLPLSVGTNSVSAFDIRRLAVPMPPLIPSVNQIGFDSYDWIAGVLDIGPPNAAGEGNLLMWVVGTKHVGGQAVVDPNAYFSFPLAGRYKDDFVILNQRNLTLPFSFGDVPMRRFELRGQLGQDLRVRSGASLYAEVTCADVPFYGPLLYVTGLCNTEGTLPASGTFITDAYNPNGAANKRPEGLSVSRMTIQRPTLVQEGVVSAKLVLAPGASYPANSHVVSVVLADAATGEMVSMAYKENLRVIAGDDGNVSEVRLTLPAGTTLPSWVKAYVVTDVFPLYSRLL
- a CDS encoding metal-dependent transcriptional regulator, with product MPKKRAPARGAAPGSADSTPSEEMYLKALEHLERQGKASVATVSRELGVSAASTSEMLRRLAARGWVTVGKSGAGLTPVGRRLALRTVRRHRLVERLFTDVLKVPWDGVHEPACVLEHALSDLVTDQIDEVLGHPETCPHGHPIPARDGTLRDESGVGLDSLSPGARARILSISREDPDLLVYLGSLGLLPGTEVRIETAAPFGGPLLVRVGRARYALGREVAGVITVEPHTDGALK
- a CDS encoding MarR family transcriptional regulator, producing MMQLLYLASIMPNDTKLEPLVAQMEACWSDLARFMRERRAYGASRLDIAAELSHAQLQALHILVAEDCRVCDLAGRLGLAESTTTRLVDRLEAEGLVARAPSSEDRRAVVVALTLDGRATAKRLRAGRRELLRQMLAGLSSNESRQFVRLFTRVTESLSADERPAGTTEDVR
- a CDS encoding SCP2 sterol-binding domain-containing protein; the protein is MAIWPSEEWMQEYKDAINASPEYRDAAPDWEGAIAYVFDPEPDKGLLEEVCGYFDLWHGECRDARQVPVDQAADAKFVIRAPYSVWKKVMKKEIDPMKAVMQGRLRLKGDMALAMRYVRATQVLNDIASEVPTEFLDELPDDKILELAAQGQPVGVPTNRG